Proteins co-encoded in one Xiphophorus couchianus chromosome 3, X_couchianus-1.0, whole genome shotgun sequence genomic window:
- the ttc24 gene encoding tetratricopeptide repeat protein 24 isoform X7 — protein MSQKRTDPSGREKRKRKNRKSQDKDKPTCCRSNMASEESPPGEQVKRSSRRPQKKIGEVEDRTWAGHRALQAGRPQDALRCFKQALQAAAQLQDSRALRACSFNLGAAYVEAGRPGRGLDLLRRNRPGPKAERLPDLQFNTALAHNALGQYQEAVTHFQQAAQLYRSQGDGGSEGDTCMELGRCCSRTQVRTTSAPEQGVFPGIFQVFFQVSSRCYSRCFSRCFVSCLLQDWPQAVQSFLRAAESYKMASMLDSAAAALKEAGSHMVQLDLSNHDDISSVLTECLSLSSSIRDPSILGELYLSVGVAYCRIRCFQEAVSCLGRAVEPAVHRPPLLAKVLHNLGAALNAVGDFSSAVERHRLAARLYGSQGCRGDQARCFSNLAIACSHLGDDQEAAESFILALQGFRDTGDRLAEVQVCEHLAECYLRQKKLQKAVELYKQALGALSHCKEAEGVQDRLVERLTAALQLSLTATQRPRPHRPRPHLPQPHSSPGHQDVRKLDVAQRLAANQHLDEQRVESPGKFYLYYFLYFVAMVTPDCAQEQKLRRAQVDRQRLIQRAESHLDDTSQNHQRSCSKVSHLDFTHLLHLSSRSTGAEDVSYLFVFPGELWLDRANPHTDSEASSPEQLESPPSCSGDLRKSGSPEASWRSRLCSLM, from the exons ATGTCTCAGAAAAGGACTGatccttcagggagggagaaaagaaagaggaagaatagaaaaagccaagataaag ATAAGCCCACCTGCTGCAGATCCAACATGGCCTCTGAGGagtctcctccaggtgagcaggtgaagaggagcagcaggaggccTCAGAAGAAGATTGGAGAGGTGGAGGACCGGACGTGGGCCGGCCACAGAGCGCTGCAGGCCGGGCGGCCGCAGGACGCGCTGCGCTGCTTCAAGCAGGCCCTGCAGGCCGCTGCACAG CTGCAGGACTCACGGGCTTTGCGTGCCTGTTCCTTCAACCTGGGCGCCGCCTACGTGGAGGCGGGCCGACCTGGGAGAGGACTAGACCTTCTGCGCCGAAACCGGCCCGGTCCAAAAGCTGAGCGGCTCCCGGACCTGCAGTTCAACACAGCGCTGGCCCACAATGCACTGGGGCAGTACCAGGAGGCCGTCACCCACTTCCAGCAGGCCGCTCAGCTTTACCGATCGCAGGGAGACGGAGGCAGCGAGGGCGACACCTGCATGGAGCTGGgccgctgctgcagcagaacccaGGTCAGAACCACCTCAGCACCAGAACAGG GTGTTTTTCCAGGTATCTTTCAG GTGTTTTTCCAGGTATCTTCCAGGTGTTATTCAAGGTGTTTTTCCAGGTGTTTTGTGTCATGTCTGCTGCAGGACTGGCCTCAGGCGGTGCAGAGTTTCCTCCGCGCAGCAGAGAGTTATAAAATGGCCTCCATGTTGGATTCTGCAGCCGCCGCCCTTAAAGAGGCAGGAAGTCACATGGTCCAATTAGATCTGTCCAACCATGATGACATCAGCAGCGTGCTGACAGAGTGTCTGAGTTtgagcagcagcatcagagacccgagcattctgg GTGAGCTGTACCTGTCGGTGGGCGTGGCCTACTGCCGCATCAGGTGCTTCCAGGAGGCGGTGAGCTGCCTCGGGCGAGCCGTGGAGCCGGCAGTTCACCGCCCCCCCCTGCTGGCCAAAGTGCTGCACAACCTGGGAGCGGCGCTTAACGCCGTGGGCGACTTCAGCTCAGCTGTGGAGCGGCACCGTCTGGCCGCGCGGCTCTACG GCTCTCAAGGTTGCCGTGGTGATCAGGCTCGATGTTTCAGTAACCTGGCCATCGCCTGCAGTCACCTGGGGGATGACCAGGAGGCAGCAGAGAGCTTCATCCTGGCACTACAGGGATTCAGAGACACAG GCGACCGCCTGGCTGAGGTCCAGGTGTGTGAGCATCTGGCTGAGTGTTACCTGAGGcagaagaagctgcagaaagCTGTTGAGCTCTACAAACAGGCCCTCGGCGCGCTCTCTCACTGCAAG GAGGCTGAAGGTGTTCAGGACCGGCTGGTGGAACGTCTGACTGCGGCTCTGCAGCTCAGTCTGACGGCGACACAG AGGCCACGCCCCCACAGGCCCCGCCCACATCTGCCCCAGCCCCACAGCTCACCTGGTCACCAGGACGTCAG GAAGCTTGACGTGGCACAACGtctggcagccaatcagcattTAGATGAGCAAAGGGTGGAGTCTCCAGGtaagttttacctttattattttctttatttcgtTGCTATGGTTACACCTGATTGTGCTCAGGAGCAAAAGCTGAGAAGAGCTCAGGTAGACAGGCAGCGGCTGATCCAGAGGGCGGAGTCACACCTGGACGACACCT ctcaGAACCaccagaggagctgcagcaaGGTGAGTCACCTGGACTTTACACATCTGCTACACCTGAGCAGCAGGTCGACTGGAGCTGAAGATGTGAGCTacctgtttgtgtttccaggTGAGCTGTGGTTGGACAGAGCCAACCCTCACACGGACAG TGAAGCTTCTTCACCTGAGCAGCTGGAGTCCCCCCCCTCCTGTTCAGGTGATCTCAGGAAGTCTGGTTCACCTGAGGCCAGTTGGAGGTCCCGCCTCTGTTCTCTGATGTAG
- the ttc24 gene encoding tetratricopeptide repeat protein 24 isoform X6, which yields MSQKRTDPSGREKRKRKNRKSQDKDKPTCCRSNMASEESPPGEQVKRSSRRPQKKIGEVEDRTWAGHRALQAGRPQDALRCFKQALQAAAQLQDSRALRACSFNLGAAYVEAGRPGRGLDLLRRNRPGPKAERLPDLQFNTALAHNALGQYQEAVTHFQQAAQLYRSQGDGGSEGDTCMELGRCCSRTQVFFQVFFQVSSQVLFKVFFQVFFQVFFQVSSRCYSRCFSRCFVSCLLQDWPQAVQSFLRAAESYKMASMLDSAAAALKEAGSHMVQLDLSNHDDISSVLTECLSLSSSIRDPSILGELYLSVGVAYCRIRCFQEAVSCLGRAVEPAVHRPPLLAKVLHNLGAALNAVGDFSSAVERHRLAARLYGSQGCRGDQARCFSNLAIACSHLGDDQEAAESFILALQGFRDTGDRLAEVQVCEHLAECYLRQKKLQKAVELYKQALGALSHCKEAEGVQDRLVERLTAALQLSLTATQRPRPHRPRPHLPQPHSSPGHQDVRKLDVAQRLAANQHLDEQRVESPGKFYLYYFLYFVAMVTPDCAQEQKLRRAQVDRQRLIQRAESHLDDTSQNHQRSCSKVSHLDFTHLLHLSSRSTGAEDVSYLFVFPGELWLDRANPHTDSEASSPEQLESPPSCSGDLRKSGSPEASWRSRLCSLM from the exons ATGTCTCAGAAAAGGACTGatccttcagggagggagaaaagaaagaggaagaatagaaaaagccaagataaag ATAAGCCCACCTGCTGCAGATCCAACATGGCCTCTGAGGagtctcctccaggtgagcaggtgaagaggagcagcaggaggccTCAGAAGAAGATTGGAGAGGTGGAGGACCGGACGTGGGCCGGCCACAGAGCGCTGCAGGCCGGGCGGCCGCAGGACGCGCTGCGCTGCTTCAAGCAGGCCCTGCAGGCCGCTGCACAG CTGCAGGACTCACGGGCTTTGCGTGCCTGTTCCTTCAACCTGGGCGCCGCCTACGTGGAGGCGGGCCGACCTGGGAGAGGACTAGACCTTCTGCGCCGAAACCGGCCCGGTCCAAAAGCTGAGCGGCTCCCGGACCTGCAGTTCAACACAGCGCTGGCCCACAATGCACTGGGGCAGTACCAGGAGGCCGTCACCCACTTCCAGCAGGCCGCTCAGCTTTACCGATCGCAGGGAGACGGAGGCAGCGAGGGCGACACCTGCATGGAGCTGGgccgctgctgcagcagaacccaG GTGTTTTTCCAG GTGTTTTTCCAGGTATCTTCCCAGGTGTTATTCAAGGTGTTTTTTCAAGTGTTCTTCCAGGTGTTTTTCCAGGTATCTTCCAGGTGTTATTCAAGGTGTTTTTCCAGGTGTTTTGTGTCATGTCTGCTGCAGGACTGGCCTCAGGCGGTGCAGAGTTTCCTCCGCGCAGCAGAGAGTTATAAAATGGCCTCCATGTTGGATTCTGCAGCCGCCGCCCTTAAAGAGGCAGGAAGTCACATGGTCCAATTAGATCTGTCCAACCATGATGACATCAGCAGCGTGCTGACAGAGTGTCTGAGTTtgagcagcagcatcagagacccgagcattctgg GTGAGCTGTACCTGTCGGTGGGCGTGGCCTACTGCCGCATCAGGTGCTTCCAGGAGGCGGTGAGCTGCCTCGGGCGAGCCGTGGAGCCGGCAGTTCACCGCCCCCCCCTGCTGGCCAAAGTGCTGCACAACCTGGGAGCGGCGCTTAACGCCGTGGGCGACTTCAGCTCAGCTGTGGAGCGGCACCGTCTGGCCGCGCGGCTCTACG GCTCTCAAGGTTGCCGTGGTGATCAGGCTCGATGTTTCAGTAACCTGGCCATCGCCTGCAGTCACCTGGGGGATGACCAGGAGGCAGCAGAGAGCTTCATCCTGGCACTACAGGGATTCAGAGACACAG GCGACCGCCTGGCTGAGGTCCAGGTGTGTGAGCATCTGGCTGAGTGTTACCTGAGGcagaagaagctgcagaaagCTGTTGAGCTCTACAAACAGGCCCTCGGCGCGCTCTCTCACTGCAAG GAGGCTGAAGGTGTTCAGGACCGGCTGGTGGAACGTCTGACTGCGGCTCTGCAGCTCAGTCTGACGGCGACACAG AGGCCACGCCCCCACAGGCCCCGCCCACATCTGCCCCAGCCCCACAGCTCACCTGGTCACCAGGACGTCAG GAAGCTTGACGTGGCACAACGtctggcagccaatcagcattTAGATGAGCAAAGGGTGGAGTCTCCAGGtaagttttacctttattattttctttatttcgtTGCTATGGTTACACCTGATTGTGCTCAGGAGCAAAAGCTGAGAAGAGCTCAGGTAGACAGGCAGCGGCTGATCCAGAGGGCGGAGTCACACCTGGACGACACCT ctcaGAACCaccagaggagctgcagcaaGGTGAGTCACCTGGACTTTACACATCTGCTACACCTGAGCAGCAGGTCGACTGGAGCTGAAGATGTGAGCTacctgtttgtgtttccaggTGAGCTGTGGTTGGACAGAGCCAACCCTCACACGGACAG TGAAGCTTCTTCACCTGAGCAGCTGGAGTCCCCCCCCTCCTGTTCAGGTGATCTCAGGAAGTCTGGTTCACCTGAGGCCAGTTGGAGGTCCCGCCTCTGTTCTCTGATGTAG
- the ttc24 gene encoding tetratricopeptide repeat protein 24 isoform X8, whose amino-acid sequence MSQKRTDPSGREKRKRKNRKSQDKDKPTCCRSNMASEESPPGEQVKRSSRRPQKKIGEVEDRTWAGHRALQAGRPQDALRCFKQALQAAAQLQDSRALRACSFNLGAAYVEAGRPGRGLDLLRRNRPGPKAERLPDLQFNTALAHNALGQYQEAVTHFQQAAQLYRSQGDGGSEGDTCMELGRCCSRTQVRTTSAPEQGIFPGIFQVFPGIFQVLFKVFLGIFQVFPGIFQVLFKVFFQVFLQVLFKVFFQVSSQVLFKVFFQVFFQVFFQVSSRCYSRCFSRCFVSCLLQDWPQAVQSFLRAAESYKMASMLDSAAAALKEAGSHMVQLDLSNHDDISSVLTECLSLSSSIRDPSILGELYLSVGVAYCRIRCFQEAVSCLGRAVEPAVHRPPLLAKVLHNLGAALNAVGDFSSAVERHRLAARLYGSQGCRGDQARCFSNLAIACSHLGDDQEAAESFILALQGFRDTGDRLAEVQVCEHLAECYLRQKKLQKAVELYKQALGALSHCKEAEGVQDRLVERLTAALQLSLTATQRPRPHRPRPHLPQPHSSPGHQDVRKLDVAQRLAANQHLDEQRVESPGAKAEKSSGRQAAADPEGGVTPGRHLSEPPEELQQGELWLDRANPHTDSEASSPEQLESPPSCSVD is encoded by the exons ATGTCTCAGAAAAGGACTGatccttcagggagggagaaaagaaagaggaagaatagaaaaagccaagataaag ATAAGCCCACCTGCTGCAGATCCAACATGGCCTCTGAGGagtctcctccaggtgagcaggtgaagaggagcagcaggaggccTCAGAAGAAGATTGGAGAGGTGGAGGACCGGACGTGGGCCGGCCACAGAGCGCTGCAGGCCGGGCGGCCGCAGGACGCGCTGCGCTGCTTCAAGCAGGCCCTGCAGGCCGCTGCACAG CTGCAGGACTCACGGGCTTTGCGTGCCTGTTCCTTCAACCTGGGCGCCGCCTACGTGGAGGCGGGCCGACCTGGGAGAGGACTAGACCTTCTGCGCCGAAACCGGCCCGGTCCAAAAGCTGAGCGGCTCCCGGACCTGCAGTTCAACACAGCGCTGGCCCACAATGCACTGGGGCAGTACCAGGAGGCCGTCACCCACTTCCAGCAGGCCGCTCAGCTTTACCGATCGCAGGGAGACGGAGGCAGCGAGGGCGACACCTGCATGGAGCTGGgccgctgctgcagcagaacccaGGTCAGAACCACCTCAGCACCAGAACAGG GTATTTTTCCAGGTATCTTCCAGGTGTTCCCAGGTATCTTCCAG GTGTTATTCAAGGTGTTTCTAGGTATCTTCCAAGTGTTTCCAGGTATCTTCCAGGTGTTATTCAAGGTGTTTTTCCAG GTGTTTCTCCAGGTGTTATTCAAGGTGTTTTTCCAGGTATCTTCCCAGGTGTTATTCAAGGTGTTTTTTCAAGTGTTCTTCCAGGTGTTTTTCCAGGTATCTTCCAGGTGTTATTCAAGGTGTTTTTCCAGGTGTTTTGTGTCATGTCTGCTGCAGGACTGGCCTCAGGCGGTGCAGAGTTTCCTCCGCGCAGCAGAGAGTTATAAAATGGCCTCCATGTTGGATTCTGCAGCCGCCGCCCTTAAAGAGGCAGGAAGTCACATGGTCCAATTAGATCTGTCCAACCATGATGACATCAGCAGCGTGCTGACAGAGTGTCTGAGTTtgagcagcagcatcagagacccgagcattctgg GTGAGCTGTACCTGTCGGTGGGCGTGGCCTACTGCCGCATCAGGTGCTTCCAGGAGGCGGTGAGCTGCCTCGGGCGAGCCGTGGAGCCGGCAGTTCACCGCCCCCCCCTGCTGGCCAAAGTGCTGCACAACCTGGGAGCGGCGCTTAACGCCGTGGGCGACTTCAGCTCAGCTGTGGAGCGGCACCGTCTGGCCGCGCGGCTCTACG GCTCTCAAGGTTGCCGTGGTGATCAGGCTCGATGTTTCAGTAACCTGGCCATCGCCTGCAGTCACCTGGGGGATGACCAGGAGGCAGCAGAGAGCTTCATCCTGGCACTACAGGGATTCAGAGACACAG GCGACCGCCTGGCTGAGGTCCAGGTGTGTGAGCATCTGGCTGAGTGTTACCTGAGGcagaagaagctgcagaaagCTGTTGAGCTCTACAAACAGGCCCTCGGCGCGCTCTCTCACTGCAAG GAGGCTGAAGGTGTTCAGGACCGGCTGGTGGAACGTCTGACTGCGGCTCTGCAGCTCAGTCTGACGGCGACACAG AGGCCACGCCCCCACAGGCCCCGCCCACATCTGCCCCAGCCCCACAGCTCACCTGGTCACCAGGACGTCAG GAAGCTTGACGTGGCACAACGtctggcagccaatcagcattTAGATGAGCAAAGGGTGGAGTCTCCAG GAGCAAAAGCTGAGAAGAGCTCAGGTAGACAGGCAGCGGCTGATCCAGAGGGCGGAGTCACACCTGGACGACACCT ctcaGAACCaccagaggagctgcagcaaG gTGAGCTGTGGTTGGACAGAGCCAACCCTCACACGGACAG TGAAGCTTCTTCACCTGAGCAGCTGGAGTCCCCCCCCTCCTGTTCAG TGGACTGA
- the ttc24 gene encoding tetratricopeptide repeat protein 24 isoform X11, whose amino-acid sequence MSQKRTDPSGREKRKRKNRKSQDKDKPTCCRSNMASEESPPGEQVKRSSRRPQKKIGEVEDRTWAGHRALQAGRPQDALRCFKQALQAAAQLQDSRALRACSFNLGAAYVEAGRPGRGLDLLRRNRPGPKAERLPDLQFNTALAHNALGQYQEAVTHFQQAAQLYRSQGDGGSEGDTCMELGRCCSRTQVFFQDWPQAVQSFLRAAESYKMASMLDSAAAALKEAGSHMVQLDLSNHDDISSVLTECLSLSSSIRDPSILGELYLSVGVAYCRIRCFQEAVSCLGRAVEPAVHRPPLLAKVLHNLGAALNAVGDFSSAVERHRLAARLYGSQGCRGDQARCFSNLAIACSHLGDDQEAAESFILALQGFRDTGDRLAEVQVCEHLAECYLRQKKLQKAVELYKQALGALSHCKEAEGVQDRLVERLTAALQLSLTATQRPRPHRPRPHLPQPHSSPGHQDVRKLDVAQRLAANQHLDEQRVESPGKFYLYYFLYFVAMVTPDCAQEQKLRRAQVDRQRLIQRAESHLDDTSQNHQRSCSKVSHLDFTHLLHLSSRSTGAEDVSYLFVFPGELWLDRANPHTDSEASSPEQLESPPSCSGDLRKSGSPEASWRSRLCSLM is encoded by the exons ATGTCTCAGAAAAGGACTGatccttcagggagggagaaaagaaagaggaagaatagaaaaagccaagataaag ATAAGCCCACCTGCTGCAGATCCAACATGGCCTCTGAGGagtctcctccaggtgagcaggtgaagaggagcagcaggaggccTCAGAAGAAGATTGGAGAGGTGGAGGACCGGACGTGGGCCGGCCACAGAGCGCTGCAGGCCGGGCGGCCGCAGGACGCGCTGCGCTGCTTCAAGCAGGCCCTGCAGGCCGCTGCACAG CTGCAGGACTCACGGGCTTTGCGTGCCTGTTCCTTCAACCTGGGCGCCGCCTACGTGGAGGCGGGCCGACCTGGGAGAGGACTAGACCTTCTGCGCCGAAACCGGCCCGGTCCAAAAGCTGAGCGGCTCCCGGACCTGCAGTTCAACACAGCGCTGGCCCACAATGCACTGGGGCAGTACCAGGAGGCCGTCACCCACTTCCAGCAGGCCGCTCAGCTTTACCGATCGCAGGGAGACGGAGGCAGCGAGGGCGACACCTGCATGGAGCTGGgccgctgctgcagcagaacccaG GTGTTTTTCCAG GACTGGCCTCAGGCGGTGCAGAGTTTCCTCCGCGCAGCAGAGAGTTATAAAATGGCCTCCATGTTGGATTCTGCAGCCGCCGCCCTTAAAGAGGCAGGAAGTCACATGGTCCAATTAGATCTGTCCAACCATGATGACATCAGCAGCGTGCTGACAGAGTGTCTGAGTTtgagcagcagcatcagagacccgagcattctgg GTGAGCTGTACCTGTCGGTGGGCGTGGCCTACTGCCGCATCAGGTGCTTCCAGGAGGCGGTGAGCTGCCTCGGGCGAGCCGTGGAGCCGGCAGTTCACCGCCCCCCCCTGCTGGCCAAAGTGCTGCACAACCTGGGAGCGGCGCTTAACGCCGTGGGCGACTTCAGCTCAGCTGTGGAGCGGCACCGTCTGGCCGCGCGGCTCTACG GCTCTCAAGGTTGCCGTGGTGATCAGGCTCGATGTTTCAGTAACCTGGCCATCGCCTGCAGTCACCTGGGGGATGACCAGGAGGCAGCAGAGAGCTTCATCCTGGCACTACAGGGATTCAGAGACACAG GCGACCGCCTGGCTGAGGTCCAGGTGTGTGAGCATCTGGCTGAGTGTTACCTGAGGcagaagaagctgcagaaagCTGTTGAGCTCTACAAACAGGCCCTCGGCGCGCTCTCTCACTGCAAG GAGGCTGAAGGTGTTCAGGACCGGCTGGTGGAACGTCTGACTGCGGCTCTGCAGCTCAGTCTGACGGCGACACAG AGGCCACGCCCCCACAGGCCCCGCCCACATCTGCCCCAGCCCCACAGCTCACCTGGTCACCAGGACGTCAG GAAGCTTGACGTGGCACAACGtctggcagccaatcagcattTAGATGAGCAAAGGGTGGAGTCTCCAGGtaagttttacctttattattttctttatttcgtTGCTATGGTTACACCTGATTGTGCTCAGGAGCAAAAGCTGAGAAGAGCTCAGGTAGACAGGCAGCGGCTGATCCAGAGGGCGGAGTCACACCTGGACGACACCT ctcaGAACCaccagaggagctgcagcaaGGTGAGTCACCTGGACTTTACACATCTGCTACACCTGAGCAGCAGGTCGACTGGAGCTGAAGATGTGAGCTacctgtttgtgtttccaggTGAGCTGTGGTTGGACAGAGCCAACCCTCACACGGACAG TGAAGCTTCTTCACCTGAGCAGCTGGAGTCCCCCCCCTCCTGTTCAGGTGATCTCAGGAAGTCTGGTTCACCTGAGGCCAGTTGGAGGTCCCGCCTCTGTTCTCTGATGTAG
- the ttc24 gene encoding tetratricopeptide repeat protein 24 isoform X10, with protein sequence MSQKRTDPSGREKRKRKNRKSQDKDKPTCCRSNMASEESPPGEQVKRSSRRPQKKIGEVEDRTWAGHRALQAGRPQDALRCFKQALQAAAQLQDSRALRACSFNLGAAYVEAGRPGRGLDLLRRNRPGPKAERLPDLQFNTALAHNALGQYQEAVTHFQQAAQLYRSQGDGGSEGDTCMELGRCCSRTQVFFQVSSRCYSRCFSRCFVSCLLQDWPQAVQSFLRAAESYKMASMLDSAAAALKEAGSHMVQLDLSNHDDISSVLTECLSLSSSIRDPSILGELYLSVGVAYCRIRCFQEAVSCLGRAVEPAVHRPPLLAKVLHNLGAALNAVGDFSSAVERHRLAARLYGSQGCRGDQARCFSNLAIACSHLGDDQEAAESFILALQGFRDTGDRLAEVQVCEHLAECYLRQKKLQKAVELYKQALGALSHCKEAEGVQDRLVERLTAALQLSLTATQRPRPHRPRPHLPQPHSSPGHQDVRKLDVAQRLAANQHLDEQRVESPGKFYLYYFLYFVAMVTPDCAQEQKLRRAQVDRQRLIQRAESHLDDTSQNHQRSCSKVSHLDFTHLLHLSSRSTGAEDVSYLFVFPGELWLDRANPHTDSEASSPEQLESPPSCSGDLRKSGSPEASWRSRLCSLM encoded by the exons ATGTCTCAGAAAAGGACTGatccttcagggagggagaaaagaaagaggaagaatagaaaaagccaagataaag ATAAGCCCACCTGCTGCAGATCCAACATGGCCTCTGAGGagtctcctccaggtgagcaggtgaagaggagcagcaggaggccTCAGAAGAAGATTGGAGAGGTGGAGGACCGGACGTGGGCCGGCCACAGAGCGCTGCAGGCCGGGCGGCCGCAGGACGCGCTGCGCTGCTTCAAGCAGGCCCTGCAGGCCGCTGCACAG CTGCAGGACTCACGGGCTTTGCGTGCCTGTTCCTTCAACCTGGGCGCCGCCTACGTGGAGGCGGGCCGACCTGGGAGAGGACTAGACCTTCTGCGCCGAAACCGGCCCGGTCCAAAAGCTGAGCGGCTCCCGGACCTGCAGTTCAACACAGCGCTGGCCCACAATGCACTGGGGCAGTACCAGGAGGCCGTCACCCACTTCCAGCAGGCCGCTCAGCTTTACCGATCGCAGGGAGACGGAGGCAGCGAGGGCGACACCTGCATGGAGCTGGgccgctgctgcagcagaacccaG GTGTTTTTCCAGGTATCTTCCAGGTGTTATTCAAGGTGTTTTTCCAGGTGTTTTGTGTCATGTCTGCTGCAGGACTGGCCTCAGGCGGTGCAGAGTTTCCTCCGCGCAGCAGAGAGTTATAAAATGGCCTCCATGTTGGATTCTGCAGCCGCCGCCCTTAAAGAGGCAGGAAGTCACATGGTCCAATTAGATCTGTCCAACCATGATGACATCAGCAGCGTGCTGACAGAGTGTCTGAGTTtgagcagcagcatcagagacccgagcattctgg GTGAGCTGTACCTGTCGGTGGGCGTGGCCTACTGCCGCATCAGGTGCTTCCAGGAGGCGGTGAGCTGCCTCGGGCGAGCCGTGGAGCCGGCAGTTCACCGCCCCCCCCTGCTGGCCAAAGTGCTGCACAACCTGGGAGCGGCGCTTAACGCCGTGGGCGACTTCAGCTCAGCTGTGGAGCGGCACCGTCTGGCCGCGCGGCTCTACG GCTCTCAAGGTTGCCGTGGTGATCAGGCTCGATGTTTCAGTAACCTGGCCATCGCCTGCAGTCACCTGGGGGATGACCAGGAGGCAGCAGAGAGCTTCATCCTGGCACTACAGGGATTCAGAGACACAG GCGACCGCCTGGCTGAGGTCCAGGTGTGTGAGCATCTGGCTGAGTGTTACCTGAGGcagaagaagctgcagaaagCTGTTGAGCTCTACAAACAGGCCCTCGGCGCGCTCTCTCACTGCAAG GAGGCTGAAGGTGTTCAGGACCGGCTGGTGGAACGTCTGACTGCGGCTCTGCAGCTCAGTCTGACGGCGACACAG AGGCCACGCCCCCACAGGCCCCGCCCACATCTGCCCCAGCCCCACAGCTCACCTGGTCACCAGGACGTCAG GAAGCTTGACGTGGCACAACGtctggcagccaatcagcattTAGATGAGCAAAGGGTGGAGTCTCCAGGtaagttttacctttattattttctttatttcgtTGCTATGGTTACACCTGATTGTGCTCAGGAGCAAAAGCTGAGAAGAGCTCAGGTAGACAGGCAGCGGCTGATCCAGAGGGCGGAGTCACACCTGGACGACACCT ctcaGAACCaccagaggagctgcagcaaGGTGAGTCACCTGGACTTTACACATCTGCTACACCTGAGCAGCAGGTCGACTGGAGCTGAAGATGTGAGCTacctgtttgtgtttccaggTGAGCTGTGGTTGGACAGAGCCAACCCTCACACGGACAG TGAAGCTTCTTCACCTGAGCAGCTGGAGTCCCCCCCCTCCTGTTCAGGTGATCTCAGGAAGTCTGGTTCACCTGAGGCCAGTTGGAGGTCCCGCCTCTGTTCTCTGATGTAG